Within the Rhizobium grahamii genome, the region CTTTTGGCAGTCGTCGTGGTGATCGTCGCGCTGGCCGCAACCTACTGGCCAAGGTCTCAAACGGCGACCACCTCGACCGCGCCGACGACGGCACCAGCGACCGAGCCGGCTACGCCGCCTGCAACCACCACACCGCCTGCCGCTACGGCTCCGGCAACTCCGCCGGCAGCGGAACCGGCAAAACCTGCGGAACCAGCTGCGCCAGCCGCGCCAGCCGCGCCAGCCACACCTGCGACGCCGGCTCCGGCAACCCCGCAATAACAATAAAGGCCCGCCTAACAGCGGGCCTTTATTTCATTGTTTTATCGTTTCTCAGTGCGCACCGGCCTTCAGAACCCGGTGCGTGCTGTCGTCGAGCGCCTGGCCGGCGGCTCTGCCGTCCTTCGCAAGGCCGTTTGCGGTGTTTGCACAAGACGTCAGCGACAGGAGAGATGCGAGAATGAGGGCAATGGAAACGCGTGTCATGAAAATCCCCGTATAACCGTCAATGAACGCCGCAAAGCCGGCGCTGAACGACAAGATAGCGCCCTAGGCGACGCGATCAATCCAAGCTGAAGACACGAAAAAGCCCGGCGCTACAGCACCGGGCTCGCTTGCTTCCTTGGGAGGAAAAATCAGTCGACCGCGAAGACCAATGGCTT harbors:
- a CDS encoding entericidin, encoding MTRVSIALILASLLSLTSCANTANGLAKDGRAAGQALDDSTHRVLKAGAH